One segment of Vibrio orientalis CIP 102891 = ATCC 33934 DNA contains the following:
- a CDS encoding TraB/GumN family protein, whose amino-acid sequence MRKLLLPLIALIYSTATLAEPLFWQATKGKLNYYILGSVHVGDDGMFPLSKQIMNVLQTSDGLIIETDVRKTQGITYPPATLLSKDVLTPKQQDELKGIANLLEMNAPQLLNSPPWATALAVQMKQIEYLGYKAAYGVDAHLTYKATVQDIPVISLESLQFQIDLLTGQKESGKELLLSAIEEFDHSEEMTHCLIKTWKAGDIEKLNEFAKLTEMSEEFETAFLTERNLNWAQQLASPSWSKEKKGTFLMVVGSLHLVGDNNVLTLLQEGGFKVTQLSKSKPALCEFEY is encoded by the coding sequence ATGCGCAAACTACTTCTCCCACTTATTGCTTTAATCTACTCGACCGCCACCCTTGCAGAACCACTGTTTTGGCAAGCGACCAAGGGCAAGTTGAATTACTACATTCTTGGTTCTGTACATGTCGGTGATGACGGAATGTTCCCTTTAAGTAAACAGATCATGAACGTCTTACAGACCAGTGATGGCTTAATCATTGAAACGGATGTGCGAAAGACTCAAGGGATAACCTACCCACCAGCCACATTACTAAGCAAAGATGTCCTGACACCAAAGCAACAAGATGAGTTGAAAGGAATTGCCAATCTGTTAGAAATGAATGCCCCTCAGCTGCTTAACTCCCCACCTTGGGCAACAGCGCTTGCGGTTCAGATGAAACAAATCGAGTATTTAGGCTATAAAGCGGCGTATGGGGTCGATGCACACCTGACCTATAAGGCTACCGTTCAAGATATTCCTGTCATTAGTCTTGAGTCTCTCCAGTTTCAAATTGATCTTTTAACGGGCCAAAAAGAATCTGGAAAAGAACTACTTTTAAGTGCCATTGAGGAATTTGATCATTCTGAAGAAATGACTCACTGCTTAATTAAAACTTGGAAGGCGGGAGATATAGAGAAATTGAACGAATTTGCCAAGCTAACCGAAATGTCGGAAGAGTTTGAAACTGCCTTCCTCACTGAGCGAAACCTAAACTGGGCCCAACAGCTTGCTAGCCCAAGTTGGTCAAAAGAAAAAAAAGGAACATTCCTTATGGTTGTCGGGAGCCTACATCTGGTCGGTGACAATAATGTTCTCACGCTACTTCAAGAAGGTGGATTTAAAGTGACTCAGCTGTCGAAGAGCAAACCGGCACTATGTGAGTTTGAGTATTAG
- a CDS encoding peptide MFS transporter, translating to MTNQHHQFFGHPRGLFLLFGTELWERFSYYAMRAILVLYLTDATMNGGLGWSTKDALDLYGIYTGLVYITPMIGGYLADNYLGQRRSILIGGALMAIGQFTLALPADMIGLSVTHSFYLGLALLIIGNGLFKPNISTMVGDLYEEGDNRRDGAFTIFYMGINLGALIAGVASGSVTNSFGWKAGFLVAGLGMIISLVMQMTLAKSWLGDIGVVPAAARDLEKKKSATKQPLTKQEVDRLKVILVMGLFVIVFWAGFEQAGGLMNIYTQQYTDRMIGGFEVPAAWFQSLNPFFIITLAPLLAALWVKLGPKEPNSPVKFALALFFLALGFLCMVGAVMEQGGDTAVKTSMLWLVGAFFFHTLGELCLSPIGLSLVTKLAPLRLASLMMGAWFGFNAIANYVAGLIGSHVGELGALPIFGGIAIAATVSGVILLMFSNTLVRWMHGAESPMSNAEQVEEQQAQVA from the coding sequence ATGACAAACCAACATCACCAATTTTTTGGCCATCCACGTGGCCTATTCCTACTGTTCGGTACCGAACTTTGGGAGCGATTCTCTTACTACGCAATGCGCGCTATCTTAGTACTCTATTTAACAGATGCGACGATGAACGGCGGCTTAGGCTGGTCGACTAAAGATGCTCTTGATCTATATGGCATCTATACTGGACTAGTTTATATTACCCCAATGATCGGCGGCTACCTTGCTGATAACTACCTTGGTCAACGCCGTTCTATTTTGATTGGTGGCGCTTTAATGGCCATCGGCCAATTTACCCTAGCACTTCCAGCAGACATGATTGGGCTTAGTGTTACCCACAGTTTCTATCTTGGCCTTGCTTTGCTTATCATCGGTAACGGTCTCTTTAAACCCAATATTTCCACTATGGTTGGTGACTTGTATGAAGAAGGTGACAACCGTCGTGACGGTGCCTTTACCATCTTCTACATGGGCATTAACTTAGGTGCGTTAATCGCAGGTGTCGCATCAGGATCCGTCACTAACTCATTTGGTTGGAAAGCTGGCTTCCTAGTTGCTGGCCTAGGCATGATCATCAGCCTAGTGATGCAGATGACGCTGGCAAAGTCATGGCTTGGTGATATCGGTGTTGTTCCAGCAGCAGCACGTGATCTCGAGAAAAAGAAATCAGCAACGAAGCAACCACTGACTAAACAAGAGGTCGATCGCCTTAAAGTGATTTTGGTAATGGGTCTGTTTGTGATCGTATTCTGGGCGGGCTTTGAGCAAGCTGGCGGTCTGATGAATATCTACACTCAGCAGTACACTGATCGTATGATCGGCGGTTTTGAAGTTCCGGCTGCTTGGTTCCAGTCACTTAATCCATTCTTCATTATTACCCTAGCGCCTCTACTTGCTGCGCTTTGGGTGAAGCTCGGACCTAAAGAGCCAAACTCACCAGTTAAGTTCGCGCTTGCACTGTTCTTCTTAGCACTTGGTTTCCTATGTATGGTGGGTGCCGTTATGGAACAAGGCGGCGACACTGCAGTGAAAACATCAATGCTGTGGCTTGTCGGTGCGTTCTTCTTCCACACTCTGGGTGAGCTGTGCCTATCACCAATCGGTCTATCTCTTGTGACCAAACTTGCTCCACTTCGCCTTGCTTCTCTGATGATGGGTGCATGGTTCGGCTTTAACGCGATTGCTAACTATGTAGCAGGTCTGATCGGCTCTCACGTAGGTGAGCTGGGCGCACTACCAATCTTTGGTGGTATCGCGATTGCAGCAACGGTTTCTGGTGTCATCCTACTGATGTTCTCTAATACACTGGTTCGTTGGATGCATGGCGCAGAAAGCCCAATGAGCAATGCTGAGCAAGTTGAAGAGCAACAAGCGCAAGTCGCTTAA
- the asnB gene encoding asparagine synthase B encodes MCSIFGILDIKSDAETLRPIALEMSKKLRHRGPDWSGIYSSEKAILAHERLAIVGLNSGAQPLYSPDKKHILAVNGEIYNHKEIRARYEGKYDFQTDSDCEVILALYQDMGADLLEELNGIFAFVLYDEEKDQYLVGRDHIGIIPLYQGHDEHGNYYVASEMKALVPVCKTVSEFAPGSYYSSTDSETQRYYIRDWNEYAAVQGNSTSKEELTEALEAAVKRQLMTDVPYGVLLSGGLDSSITSAVAKRFAAMRIEDDEKSEAWWPQLHSFAVGLEGAPDLKAAREVADQIGTVHHEMTYTIQEGLDAIRDVIYHIETYDVTTIRASTPMFLMGRKIKAMGIKMVLSGEGADEIFGGYLYFHKAPNAKEFHEETVRKLLALNMFDCARANKSLAAWGVEGRVPFLDKEFIDVAMRLNPEDKMCGNGKMEKHILRECFEHYLPEAIAWRQKEQFSDGVGYSWIDTLKEVAEAKVTDQQMETAAFRFPYNTPTTKEGYVYREIFEELFPLPSAAECVPGGPSVACSSAKAIEWDESFKNMADPSGRAVQSVHNDAY; translated from the coding sequence ATGTGTTCGATTTTTGGTATTTTAGACATCAAAAGTGATGCTGAGACGCTACGTCCAATTGCACTAGAAATGTCTAAAAAACTGCGTCATCGCGGTCCAGACTGGTCTGGAATTTATTCTTCAGAAAAAGCAATTCTTGCGCATGAGCGTTTAGCGATTGTTGGTTTAAATAGTGGTGCTCAACCGCTATATAGCCCAGACAAAAAACACATCCTTGCAGTGAATGGTGAGATCTACAACCACAAAGAGATCCGCGCACGTTACGAAGGTAAATACGACTTCCAAACAGACTCCGACTGTGAAGTAATCTTAGCGCTATACCAAGATATGGGCGCAGACCTGCTTGAAGAGCTGAACGGCATCTTCGCATTTGTTCTTTACGATGAAGAAAAAGACCAGTACCTCGTAGGGCGCGACCATATCGGTATTATCCCGCTGTACCAAGGTCATGATGAACACGGTAACTACTACGTCGCTTCTGAAATGAAAGCCTTGGTGCCTGTATGTAAAACGGTTAGCGAATTCGCACCGGGCAGCTACTACAGCTCTACAGACTCAGAGACTCAACGTTACTACATCCGCGACTGGAACGAATACGCTGCGGTACAAGGTAACTCAACAAGTAAAGAAGAACTGACTGAAGCACTAGAAGCGGCGGTTAAGCGCCAGCTAATGACTGACGTACCTTACGGTGTACTCCTTTCAGGCGGTCTAGATTCATCGATCACTTCTGCGGTTGCTAAACGCTTTGCTGCAATGCGTATTGAAGATGATGAAAAATCTGAAGCATGGTGGCCACAACTTCACTCATTTGCTGTCGGCCTTGAAGGTGCGCCAGACTTGAAGGCAGCACGAGAAGTCGCTGACCAAATCGGTACCGTTCACCACGAGATGACCTACACCATTCAAGAAGGTCTCGATGCGATTCGTGACGTTATCTACCATATCGAAACGTATGACGTCACCACTATCCGTGCCTCTACGCCTATGTTCCTAATGGGACGTAAAATCAAAGCTATGGGTATCAAGATGGTTCTGTCAGGCGAAGGCGCAGATGAAATCTTTGGCGGTTACCTCTACTTCCACAAAGCGCCAAACGCAAAAGAGTTCCACGAAGAGACAGTACGTAAACTGCTTGCTCTGAACATGTTTGACTGTGCTCGTGCGAACAAATCGCTTGCTGCATGGGGTGTTGAAGGTCGTGTACCTTTCCTAGATAAAGAGTTTATCGACGTTGCAATGCGCCTAAACCCAGAAGACAAGATGTGTGGCAACGGTAAGATGGAGAAACATATCCTACGTGAGTGTTTCGAACACTACCTACCAGAGGCAATCGCATGGCGCCAGAAAGAGCAGTTCTCTGACGGCGTTGGCTACAGCTGGATTGACACACTTAAAGAAGTTGCTGAAGCTAAGGTCACTGACCAACAGATGGAAACAGCAGCATTCCGCTTCCCATACAACACTCCAACAACCAAAGAGGGTTACGTATATCGTGAGATCTTTGAAGAGTTGTTCCCACTACCATCAGCGGCAGAGTGTGTTCCAGGTGGTCCGTCAGTAGCATGTTCATCTGCTAAAGCGATTGAATGGGATGAGTCATTTAAGAATATGGCAGACCCATCAGGTCGTGCAGTGCAAAGTGTCCACAACGACGCTTACTAA
- a CDS encoding cation:proton antiporter family protein produces the protein MELILISAAFLAGFIALKCNLPPLVGFLLAGFGLHAMGYQSDDTIVTLADLGVTLLLFTIGLKLDIKTLLSKEIWAGATIHNLLSTAIFSLALFCFKFLGVSSLAAMSIEQIVLLGFALSFSSTVFAVKSLQEKGEMNATYGTIAIGILVMQDIFAVVFLTASTGKIPEWYAIGLFALPLLRPLFFKMLDWVGHGEMLVLLGVFFALVAGAGLFELVGMKPDLGALILGMMLAAHKKASELSKSLFNLKELFLVCFFLNIGLSASPTLSGFALAILFLLLLPLKGVLYFLVLNAFKFRVRTSLLASLSLFNFSEFGLIVGGLAFKMGWMSGDILVALAIAVSISFVLAAPINHHGHALYQRSGRWLREHAAEKLNTRDQLINPGHAQVLILGMGRIGTGAYDELRNRYGKISLGIEVREDAAHQHKAHGRNVISGDATDPDFWERILDTANVKLVLLAMPHHQGNQVALEQLQRRNFKGQIAAIAEYPDQLESLIDGGVDAAFNIYSEAGSGFARHVCDQLQPKFNQVN, from the coding sequence ATGGAACTCATCTTAATTTCAGCGGCTTTTTTAGCTGGTTTTATTGCACTCAAATGCAACCTTCCCCCGTTAGTCGGATTCTTGCTTGCCGGTTTTGGTTTACACGCAATGGGCTATCAGAGTGACGATACTATCGTGACTTTAGCCGACCTTGGTGTCACATTACTTCTGTTCACTATCGGTCTGAAATTAGACATCAAGACCCTGCTTTCAAAAGAGATCTGGGCTGGTGCAACGATTCATAACTTGTTATCGACGGCTATTTTTAGCCTCGCCCTATTCTGTTTTAAATTCTTAGGTGTCAGCTCTTTAGCAGCGATGTCTATTGAACAAATCGTTCTGCTTGGCTTTGCTCTCTCTTTCTCTAGTACCGTTTTCGCGGTGAAGTCATTGCAAGAAAAAGGTGAGATGAACGCCACTTACGGTACCATTGCCATTGGTATCTTGGTTATGCAGGATATCTTTGCTGTTGTTTTCTTAACTGCGTCAACGGGTAAAATCCCAGAGTGGTATGCCATTGGTCTCTTTGCCCTTCCGCTACTAAGACCACTCTTTTTCAAAATGCTTGATTGGGTTGGCCATGGTGAGATGCTAGTACTACTGGGGGTTTTCTTTGCCCTAGTCGCTGGCGCTGGCTTATTTGAACTTGTTGGCATGAAACCGGACTTAGGTGCACTTATTCTCGGTATGATGCTCGCCGCGCATAAAAAAGCCTCCGAGCTCTCTAAATCGCTATTCAATTTGAAGGAACTTTTCCTCGTTTGCTTCTTTCTTAACATTGGTCTTTCAGCCAGCCCAACGTTATCGGGGTTTGCTTTAGCAATTTTGTTCCTATTGCTACTACCTCTAAAAGGAGTGCTCTACTTCCTAGTACTCAATGCATTTAAGTTCCGTGTCCGTACTTCGCTACTCGCATCACTAAGCTTGTTTAACTTCAGTGAGTTTGGTCTGATTGTTGGTGGGCTAGCGTTTAAAATGGGTTGGATGAGCGGTGACATTCTTGTCGCACTTGCCATTGCAGTGTCTATTTCGTTTGTACTCGCTGCTCCAATTAATCACCATGGGCATGCCTTGTATCAACGCTCCGGCCGATGGCTACGCGAGCACGCAGCAGAAAAGCTCAATACTCGCGATCAGCTTATTAATCCAGGCCATGCTCAAGTACTCATCCTCGGTATGGGACGTATCGGTACTGGCGCTTACGATGAACTTAGAAATCGCTACGGTAAAATCAGCTTAGGCATTGAGGTTCGTGAAGATGCGGCTCATCAACACAAAGCTCACGGACGAAATGTCATTTCCGGCGATGCAACCGACCCAGATTTTTGGGAACGTATTTTAGATACCGCGAATGTAAAGTTGGTTTTACTAGCAATGCCACATCACCAAGGTAATCAAGTCGCATTAGAGCAGCTTCAGCGTCGTAACTTTAAAGGGCAAATTGCGGCTATTGCAGAATACCCCGATCAGCTTGAGTCGCTTATTGATGGTGGCGTCGATGCTGCATTCAACATCTATAGTGAAGCTGGTAGTGGTTTTGCACGCCATGTGTGTGACCAACTACAACCCAAGTTTAACCAAGTAAACTAA
- a CDS encoding DUF3149 domain-containing protein, translating into MDFWLDLLFGNAVGLSSMMVIFAAFGLMLFYGGYFVYKVMNDKSPH; encoded by the coding sequence ATGGACTTTTGGCTTGATCTCCTATTTGGTAATGCAGTAGGTCTATCTTCAATGATGGTAATCTTTGCAGCCTTTGGTCTTATGCTGTTTTACGGCGGTTACTTCGTCTACAAAGTGATGAACGACAAATCTCCTCACTAG
- a CDS encoding beta-N-acetylhexosaminidase — MFKQTLIATSVLATLAGCASFQSTEQNVVNSLAANLDVQYEVLTNHGANDGLACQDLGAEWASCNKVNMTLVNQGEAVDSKDWAIYFHSIRLILDVDNEQFKISRVTGDLHKLEPTDKFDGFAAGEEVSLPLVSEYWQLFETDFMPGAFVAAPNAEPKMIASLNTEDVASFVTGLEGDNLKRTPDDNNVFANAVSRFEKNEDLAKQDVSTTLLPTPMFVEAGKGTVDISGGIALPKDAFDAIQFTAIQDRAEVVGVDVRGDVPVSITVVPADFTGELAKSGAYEMSIKGNGIAIKAFDQAGAFYAVQSIFGLVDSQNADSLPLLSIQDAPRFDYRGVMVDVARNFHSKDAILATLDQMAAYKMNKLHLHLTDDEGWRLEIPGLPELTEVGANRCFDLEEKSCLLPQLGSGSTTDNFGSGYFSKADYVDILKYAKARNIEVIPEIDMPAHARAAVVSMEARYDRLMEQGKEAEANEYRLMDPQDQSNVTTVQFYNKQSFINPCMESSTRFVDKVISEVAAMHTEAGAPLTTWHFGGDEAKNIKLGAGFQDVNAQDKVSWKGTIDLSKQDKPFAQSPKCQTLITDGTVSDFAHLPSHFAEEVSKIVAEKGIPNFQAWQDGLKYSEGEKAFATENTRVNFWDVLYWGGTSSVYDWSKKGYDVIVSNPDYVYMDMPYEVDPKERGYYWATRATDTRKMFGFAPENMPQNAETSLDRDGNGFTGKGEIEAKPFYGLSAQLWSETVRNDEQYEYMVFPRVLAAAERAWHRADWENNYKVGVEYSQNSNLVDKAALNQDYNRFANVLGQRELAKLEKAGIDYRLPVPGAKVENGTLTMNVQFPGVELQYSLDGENWLTYADSARPAVEGEVFIRSVSVTGEKASRVTSVK; from the coding sequence ATGTTTAAACAAACTCTCATCGCGACTTCAGTATTGGCAACGTTAGCGGGTTGCGCATCGTTTCAGTCTACTGAACAAAATGTCGTTAACTCACTTGCAGCAAACTTAGATGTTCAATATGAAGTACTCACTAACCATGGTGCCAACGATGGTCTTGCGTGTCAGGATCTGGGTGCTGAGTGGGCTTCATGTAACAAGGTCAACATGACACTCGTTAACCAAGGTGAAGCGGTTGACTCAAAAGATTGGGCTATTTACTTCCACAGCATTCGCCTGATTTTGGATGTTGATAACGAGCAGTTCAAAATCTCACGTGTAACGGGTGATCTACATAAACTAGAACCAACCGATAAGTTTGATGGTTTCGCTGCAGGTGAAGAAGTATCGCTTCCTTTGGTAAGCGAATACTGGCAGCTATTTGAAACAGACTTCATGCCAGGTGCATTCGTTGCGGCGCCAAACGCAGAGCCTAAGATGATCGCTTCACTAAACACTGAAGACGTGGCCTCTTTCGTTACTGGCCTTGAAGGTGACAATCTAAAACGTACACCGGATGACAACAACGTATTTGCCAACGCTGTGTCTCGTTTCGAGAAGAACGAAGATTTAGCAAAACAAGACGTATCAACCACGCTGCTGCCAACGCCAATGTTTGTTGAAGCGGGTAAAGGTACAGTCGATATTTCTGGTGGTATTGCGCTACCTAAAGACGCATTCGATGCGATTCAATTTACAGCAATCCAAGATCGTGCAGAAGTGGTAGGTGTGGATGTTCGCGGTGATGTTCCTGTTAGCATCACAGTTGTTCCTGCAGACTTCACCGGTGAATTAGCGAAATCTGGTGCTTATGAAATGAGCATCAAAGGCAACGGTATTGCGATTAAGGCGTTCGACCAAGCGGGTGCTTTCTACGCGGTACAATCTATCTTTGGCCTGGTAGATAGCCAAAATGCTGATTCTCTACCACTGCTGTCTATTCAAGATGCGCCTCGCTTTGACTACCGTGGGGTAATGGTGGATGTTGCGCGTAACTTCCACTCTAAAGACGCAATCCTTGCGACGCTAGACCAAATGGCGGCGTACAAGATGAACAAACTTCACCTTCACCTAACCGATGATGAAGGTTGGCGTTTGGAAATCCCGGGTCTGCCTGAGCTGACAGAAGTGGGTGCTAACCGTTGTTTCGATTTGGAAGAGAAAAGCTGTTTACTGCCTCAGCTTGGCTCAGGTTCAACGACAGATAACTTTGGTTCTGGCTACTTCAGCAAAGCAGACTACGTGGACATCCTAAAGTACGCGAAAGCACGCAACATCGAAGTGATTCCTGAAATCGACATGCCAGCACACGCTCGTGCAGCAGTGGTATCAATGGAAGCACGTTACGACCGTCTAATGGAGCAAGGCAAAGAAGCAGAAGCGAACGAATACCGTCTGATGGATCCACAAGATCAATCAAACGTCACCACGGTTCAGTTCTACAACAAGCAGAGCTTCATCAACCCTTGTATGGAATCGTCAACTCGCTTTGTTGATAAAGTGATTTCTGAAGTGGCGGCAATGCATACTGAGGCAGGCGCGCCGCTAACAACATGGCACTTTGGTGGCGACGAAGCGAAGAACATCAAGCTAGGCGCTGGTTTCCAAGACGTTAACGCACAAGACAAAGTAAGCTGGAAAGGTACGATTGACCTGTCTAAGCAAGATAAGCCATTCGCACAATCGCCAAAATGTCAGACGCTAATTACAGACGGTACAGTAAGCGACTTTGCTCACCTACCAAGCCACTTCGCTGAAGAAGTGTCGAAGATTGTTGCTGAGAAGGGCATTCCAAACTTCCAAGCTTGGCAAGATGGTCTGAAGTACAGTGAAGGTGAGAAAGCGTTCGCAACAGAAAACACTCGCGTTAACTTCTGGGACGTTCTGTACTGGGGTGGTACGTCATCAGTGTACGATTGGTCTAAGAAAGGTTACGACGTGATCGTTTCTAACCCAGACTACGTCTACATGGACATGCCATACGAAGTTGACCCGAAAGAGCGTGGTTACTACTGGGCAACGCGTGCAACGGATACTCGTAAGATGTTTGGCTTTGCACCAGAGAACATGCCTCAGAACGCAGAAACCTCTTTAGACCGCGATGGCAACGGCTTCACTGGCAAAGGCGAAATTGAAGCGAAACCTTTCTACGGCCTATCAGCACAGCTTTGGTCTGAAACAGTACGTAATGACGAGCAATACGAGTACATGGTATTCCCTCGCGTACTAGCGGCGGCTGAGCGTGCATGGCACCGTGCTGATTGGGAGAACAACTACAAAGTGGGCGTTGAGTACTCGCAAAACTCTAACCTAGTAGATAAAGCAGCACTAAACCAAGATTACAATCGCTTTGCGAACGTACTTGGTCAGCGTGAACTGGCTAAGCTAGAGAAAGCGGGTATTGACTACCGCCTACCTGTTCCAGGTGCGAAAGTGGAAAATGGAACGCTTACAATGAACGTTCAGTTCCCAGGTGTTGAGCTGCAATACTCTCTAGATGGTGAAAACTGGCTGACTTACGCAGACAGTGCGCGTCCAGCAGTAGAAGGTGAAGTATTCATCCGTTCAGTATCGGTGACTGGCGAGAAAGCGAGTCGAGTGACTAGCGTGAAATAA
- the smrA gene encoding DNA endonuclease SmrA, producing the protein MSQDDDFALFQQMMGDVKPLQQDTTELKKQHQVSDSQLAKREAAIWLTEDDPEYLSIDHAEMIKPDDIIEFKRDGVQDGVYKKLRLAKYPIQARLDLHKRTLEQARDEVVKFLKQCMRMDIRTVVIVHGKGERSNPPALMKSFVAQWLMQIKEVQCVHSAQRFHGGTGAVYVLLRKSAEKKIETRERHQKRLG; encoded by the coding sequence ATGTCTCAAGACGATGATTTTGCCCTCTTTCAACAAATGATGGGCGACGTAAAACCTCTTCAACAAGATACCACTGAGCTTAAAAAGCAGCATCAGGTCTCTGATTCTCAGCTTGCTAAACGCGAAGCCGCGATCTGGCTTACTGAAGATGACCCAGAATACCTGTCTATCGATCACGCAGAGATGATAAAGCCTGACGATATCATTGAGTTTAAACGTGATGGGGTACAAGACGGTGTCTACAAAAAGCTACGCCTTGCCAAGTATCCTATTCAAGCTAGATTAGATTTGCACAAACGCACACTTGAGCAAGCTCGCGATGAAGTGGTGAAGTTCCTAAAGCAATGTATGCGCATGGATATTCGCACTGTTGTGATTGTTCATGGCAAAGGCGAACGCTCAAATCCACCAGCACTGATGAAAAGCTTCGTTGCTCAATGGCTGATGCAAATTAAAGAAGTGCAATGTGTTCACAGTGCCCAACGCTTCCATGGCGGGACAGGAGCAGTTTATGTATTACTGCGAAAAAGTGCCGAGAAAAAAATAGAAACTCGCGAACGCCATCAAAAACGACTGGGTTAA
- the rluF gene encoding 23S rRNA pseudouridine(2604) synthase RluF, with amino-acid sequence MSQDNAKRLNKFISETGFCSRREADRLIEQGRVTINGQVPEMGTKVQLGDDVRVDDKPIAAATDKPVYIALNKPTGITCTTERDIPGNIVDFVGHKKRIFPIGRLDKPSDGLIFLTNDGDIVNKILRAGNSHEKEYVVRVDKPISDDFIKKMSSGVNILDTITLPCTVTKETKYSFRIVLTQGLNRQIRRMCEALGYEVFKLRRVRIMNISLDGIPNGQWRYLSDSEVTEILAMCEDSSGTEEASKMDNKGKRIRRATDAKLFDSREENQESKARRNQKQRTFKGRNADEFRHAPNSKKGRHGDKQSEFKGKPSGKGKSFHKPASDNGQRPSKPKSGGTLSLKK; translated from the coding sequence ATGTCACAAGATAACGCAAAACGCCTCAATAAGTTTATTAGCGAAACGGGTTTTTGCTCGCGCCGCGAAGCTGACCGCCTCATCGAACAAGGTCGTGTCACCATTAATGGTCAAGTGCCTGAAATGGGGACCAAAGTCCAACTAGGCGATGATGTCCGTGTTGATGATAAGCCTATCGCTGCTGCTACTGATAAACCAGTTTACATTGCTTTAAATAAGCCTACTGGCATTACCTGTACTACCGAACGTGATATTCCGGGTAACATCGTGGATTTCGTTGGTCACAAGAAACGTATTTTTCCAATTGGTCGTCTAGACAAACCTTCTGATGGTCTTATTTTCCTGACTAACGACGGTGATATCGTCAATAAAATCCTTCGTGCAGGTAACAGTCACGAGAAAGAGTACGTGGTCCGTGTTGATAAGCCGATCAGCGATGACTTCATTAAAAAGATGTCTTCAGGTGTTAACATTCTCGACACCATCACTCTGCCTTGTACAGTGACCAAAGAAACCAAATACTCTTTCCGCATCGTCCTGACTCAGGGCCTAAACCGTCAAATCCGTCGTATGTGTGAAGCCCTAGGCTATGAAGTATTTAAACTTCGTCGCGTACGTATTATGAACATCTCTCTAGATGGCATTCCTAACGGTCAATGGCGTTACCTAAGCGATAGCGAAGTGACTGAAATTCTTGCTATGTGTGAAGACTCAAGCGGCACAGAAGAAGCGTCTAAGATGGATAACAAAGGCAAGCGTATTCGTCGCGCGACCGATGCTAAGCTGTTTGATAGCCGCGAAGAAAACCAAGAATCAAAAGCACGACGCAACCAAAAGCAGCGTACCTTCAAAGGCCGCAACGCTGACGAGTTCCGCCACGCGCCTAACTCCAAGAAAGGTCGCCATGGTGATAAGCAAAGTGAGTTTAAAGGCAAGCCGAGTGGCAAAGGTAAGTCCTTCCATAAGCCTGCGTCTGATAACGGTCAGCGTCCAAGCAAGCCGAAATCCGGCGGTACATTAAGCTTAAAGAAATAG
- the upp gene encoding uracil phosphoribosyltransferase, which translates to MKVVEVKHPLVKHKLGLMREGEISTKRFRELATEVGSLLTYEATADFETEKVTIEGWNGPVEVDQIKGKKVTVVPILRAGLGMMDGVLEHMPSARISVVGIYRDEETLEPVPYFNKLASNMDERIALVVDPMLATGGSMIATIDLLKEKGCKAIKVLVLVAAPEGIEALEKAHPDVELYTAAIDEKLNDKGYIVPGLGDAGDKIFGTL; encoded by the coding sequence ATGAAAGTTGTTGAAGTGAAACACCCTCTAGTGAAGCACAAACTTGGTCTAATGCGAGAAGGTGAGATCAGCACAAAGCGCTTCCGTGAGCTAGCGACAGAAGTAGGTAGCCTACTGACTTACGAAGCAACAGCAGACTTTGAAACAGAGAAAGTAACCATTGAAGGTTGGAACGGTCCAGTGGAAGTGGACCAAATCAAAGGTAAGAAAGTAACTGTAGTGCCTATCCTACGTGCAGGTTTAGGTATGATGGATGGCGTTCTTGAGCACATGCCAAGTGCACGTATCAGTGTTGTTGGTATCTACCGTGACGAAGAGACTCTTGAGCCAGTACCATACTTCAACAAGCTAGCGTCTAACATGGACGAGCGTATTGCGCTTGTTGTTGACCCAATGCTTGCAACTGGCGGTTCAATGATCGCAACGATCGATCTTCTAAAAGAGAAAGGTTGTAAAGCAATCAAAGTTCTTGTTCTTGTTGCTGCGCCAGAAGGTATTGAAGCTCTAGAAAAAGCACACCCAGATGTAGAGCTTTACACTGCGGCAATCGATGAGAAGCTAAATGACAAAGGCTACATCGTTCCTGGTCTAGGCGATGCAGGTGATAAGATCTTCGGTACGCTATAA